The candidate division WOR-3 bacterium genomic interval CCTTTGATGACGGTCATATTGTCGTCCTGTAATTTATGATAATGCCAGGCTTTTACAACCCCGGGATAAGCAGTGGTGATGTACACCTGGCCGAATTTTGAAAATTGTTCGTCGTCAGAACGCAGGATCTCCATCAGTCTGCCGCGCTCATCCGGAATCACCCTTAAATTTTTGATTGAAACCCCATCTATTAATTGTTTATCCGTCAATTATTTCCTCCTTATTATTATTCATACTCATTTGACGATTTCCACATAACTCTGATCCCCGAGGATGAACTTATGGGTTCTTGGTGAGTAGTTGCTTACATTTATGACCACGTTTTTCCCTACTATTGAACGGTCGATTCTCTTTTCCACATTGGTGATTTTCGCGCCGGACATAATCACGCTGCATTCAATCTCCGAGTTTTCAATAAGGACATCATCTCCGATCGATGAAAAAGGGCCGATATAGGAATGGATTATCTTTGTGTTCTTTCCCACGACAACGGGCCCTCTGATAACACTCTTTTCAATAATTGTATTTTCACCGGTTCTGACCCTGCCGTTTATGGTAGAGCCGGTGTTGGTTCCCTGAAGAGAAGTTTCAATCCCTTCAAGGACCAGTAAATTCGCTTCGATGATGTCGTCGGGTTTACCCGTGTCTTTCCACCAGCCTTTTACTTTATGCGATTCCACTTTTAAGTTGTTATCCAGAAGCCACTGGATCGCATCGGTGATCTCCAATTCGTTTCTCCAGGACGGTTTGATATTTTCAACGGCCGTAAATATTTTTTTATCAAAGAGATAGACTCCGACCAGTGCAAGATTCGACGGCGGTTCTTTCGGCTTCTCGACTAATTTCTTCACCCCGCCCCTTTCGTCAATCACCGCGACCCCGAATTCCTGAGGGTTGGAGACCTCAGTCAATAGAATCAGGGCATTGGGTTTATTCTCGTTGAATTGTGCGACGAAATCTTCTATTCCTTCTTTAAGAATGTTATCACCGAGATACATAATGAATGATTCATCTCCGAGAAAATCTTTTGATATTTTTATGGCGTGGGCGAGTCCCAGAGGTGCTTCCTGGCGGATGTAGGAGATTTTGATACCCCAGTTTTCTCCGTTTCCGACAACCGCCTTTATCTCTTCTGCTGTGTCACCGACGACGATGCCCAGTTCTTCAATCCCTGCTTTTGACAGCGCCTCGATGCCGTAGAAGATTATCGGTTTATTGGCGACCGGAATAAGCTGTTTGGCACCGGTGAAGGTCAGGGGTCTGAGACGGGTGCCGAAACCGCCGGCAAGAATAAGCCCTTTCATAACGGGGAATTATAATAATTATGGAGTAAAAGTCAACCAGGTATTCACTTTGTTGTTATCGACTTTATGAATGCAATGAGTGCTTCCTGCCAGGTGCGCATGCTCTTTTCAAAAAAGAATTCGAAATTCTTTGATTCCAGCGGTGCGAATCGGGGACGGGGGGCGGGCAGATTCAATTCTTCGGTCTTTATCGGTTTGATGTCGGTCTTGAATTTCATCAGCTCTTTTGCTTTCAGGGCGAAATCGAGCCAGGAACCCATATCCCTGTTTACAATGTGATAAACACCGTAATTTTCCGACTTTATCAGCAGCCAGATGGTCTCTGCCAGGTCAACCGTATAGGTGAAAGAACCGAATTGGTCACAGATCACGTCTATGGACCTGGGTTTATCTTCGGATACAATGAATTTCGAGATGAATGTTTTTGAATTCTTACCGAAGAGCCAGGCGGTCCGAACAATGAAATAACGGTCACACAGATCCTTTATGTAATTTTCACCGAGCAGTTTCGTCCTGCCGTATTCATTTATCGGTGCGGTTCGGCTGTACTCAGAATATGCCTTTTCCGCCCTGCCGTCGAAGACGAAATTTGTGCTCACATAGAGTATTTTGGCGTTGATCTTTTTACTGATTACCGCAAGTCCTAAGGTGCTGAGGGCATTGGTTTGAAATGCCAGGTCTTTGTTCTTTTCACACTCGTCGACATTGCTTATTGCGGCGAAATGGAGAATCACATCAGGCCGGTATTTTAAAAGGGTTTCATTCGTCTTCTTGAAATTGCCGACGTCGAGCTGATTGAGGTCGGTGGCGAGAAAATTAATACCTTCCCGCTTGAGTACATTCTGCATTTCCGTACCCAGGGCTCCGTGTGCACCGCTGATAAAGACCTTCACGGTCGATTATATCTCCATCTTATCGGTTTGTCAATACACCGTATCGGCTATTGACTTTTTGGTGATTTTGGAGATAATAGATTTCGATATTCGAAAGGAGGTTGGATATGTACGATAAAAAGGCAGATCTTGCTGGACCTGGTGTATCCACATATGAGGAAGTGGAGAAGATTCTTCCCAATGATTATGAGCCGCTCCTTCCGCCGAAAGAGAGGATGCATGCCCTCTTTGAGGTGAAAAAATATATTGAAGAGAACCTCTGTAAGGAACTCAATCTCTTTATGGTTCAGGTTCCGCTGATTGTTAGTGCTGAAAGCGGAGTGAATGACATGCTCGACCGTGACGGTTCACGTACGCCTATAGAATTTAATTGTGGATTGGGATTGGAAAAACCCATTCGTGCTCAGATCGTCCAGGCAGCTACCAAGTGGAAGCGACCCGCCCTCAAACAGTTCGACTGTAAGGTCGATGAAGGAATTTGTACGGATATGCGCGCCGTGCGGAAAGACTATTTTCTGGACCATGACCACAGTTCTTATGTTGACCAATGGGATTGGGAACGGGTGATGACAATGGAAGAGCGCAACCTGAAATTTCTGAAAGATATCGTCAAAAAGATCTGGAAGGTGATCTACGGTGCCGGCAAACATGTCCAGGAGCTGTTTCCGCAACTCAAGACCGATAAATATCCTGACTTTCCCGAAGAGCTTACATTCCTTCACGCCGAGGAGATTCTTGATATGTATCCTGATCTGCCTCGAAAACAGCGGGAGACCAAAGTGCTGCAGAAGTACCCTGCGATCTTTATCATCGGTGTGGGGTATACATTGAAAGACGGTTATCCCCATGAAATGAGGGCGGCGGACTATGATGATTGGATTACTGATACTCAATCGGAAACCGGGAAACCGACCCATGGTCTCAACGGTGATATCCTTGTCTGGAATCCTGTGACAAGGCGTCGTCATGAATTGACTTCAATGGGAATCAGAGTGACCAAAGATACGCTGGTCAAGCAGCTGGAGATGGCCGGACAGATGGAAAATCTGAAACTGCCCTATCATCAGGCGATTATGAACGACGAAATTCCGTTGAGCATCGGTGGTGGTATCGGACAGTCACGCACATATATGTATCTTCTGCGCACCGCACACTTAGGTGAGGTGAGTGTGACGGTCTGGCCCAAGGTGCTCAAGGAGATGTGTGCAAAACGGAATATATTTGTGCTTGAATAAAATTTCGCGGCTAACCGAGTTTATAACCGATATTTCTTAAAAACTTATAACGTGCGGCGCGGGCGGTTTCGTCTTCAATTCCCTTTGATGCATAGCCGTCGATCACGCCGATGACGCCTTTACCCTGTTCGTCTTCGACCACGAGTATTTCAAGAGGATTCGCCGTGGCACAGAAGATTCTTACGACTTCAGGACAGGCTTTTATGCGGTCCAGAACATTGATCGGAAACGCATTCTTGATGAAGATTATAAAGAAATGGCCGGCACCGATTTTGTACGCATAATCTTTCGCCCGCGTGGTCAACTCTTCATCGTTTCCTTCATACCGAACAAGACATTCCTGGGATGCCTCACAAAAGGCGAGACCGAACTTTATGCTGGAATGTGCATTCACCAGTGCCTCATACAGATCCTCGGCACTCTTTATAAAATGGGTGTAACCGCAAATTACATTAACTCCCTCAAGGGGTTCGATTTTGATCTTTTTTATATCCATGGATTCCTCCTTTTGATACTTATTATTATCCGTCGTGGATTGGTTTAAAGGTTGTCTGCTTCAATAACCTATCTCCTTCAGAAATTTTTTGTCCTTGCGCCACTTTTCTTTCACTTTCACCCATAGTTCGAGATAGACTTCTCTACCCAGAAAATCTTCTATCTTTTTTCTTGCTTCTTCTCCGATCTTCTTCAACGCCGCGCCGTTCTTCCCAATGATGATACCTTTTTGTGATTTTCTTTCGACATAGATCACGGCACGGATATAATCTTTTCCTTTGTCTCGTTCTTTAAATTCATCGATCAATACACACGTTGAATAAGGAATTTCTTTTTTAAAAAACTCAAAGAGTCTTTCTCTGATCAATTCCGCCACAAAAAATCTTTCGGGTGCGTCGGAGAGATCCTCTGCGGGATAAAGAAAAGGTCCTTCTGGCAGGTATTTAAAGATCGCTTTTTTCAATTCCTCGATACCATCACCGTTCAATGCAGAGACGGGAATTATTTCTTTGACCGCGGATTTCTTTATCGTATTCATAATCGGCAACAATTCATCTTTGGAAACGAGGTCGATCTTATTTATGACGGCTATGGTGGGTTTTTTGTTGAAAACCTTTTTGAATTCAAGGGGAAGTTCTTTTTCTTTGAACCAGGGATCTGTCATCCATAATACTTCATCGGCGTCTTCCAAGGAGCGTTTAATCTGTTTGACCAGCATTTCCTGCAGAAGGTAATGCGGTTTTATCAATCCCGGCGTATCAAGGAAACAGCATTGGTACTCATCTTCGGTCAGGATACCCAGGATTCGATGCCTCGTCGTCTGGGGTTTGGGACTGACAATAGACAGCTTTGTTTGCAGCAGTCGATTGAGCAATGTCGACTTACCGACATTCGGTTTACCGATGATAGAAATATAACCTGACTTCATAGCAAGAAGGGGGTGCTCAGCACCCCCTTTCAAATAACTTCAATATTTTATTCTTCAGTACTCTTTTCCTTCTTCTTTCTGGCTCGTTTTGTTTTTTTCTCTTCTTTATCTTTTTCTTCGAGCTCTTCTTTTGTCTGCTCAACCGCAGGTTCTTCTATCGTTTCTTCTTTCATCTCAAGAAGGTTCTTGTCGTCCTTTTTCTTCACGAGTACCGTGAAGATAAGGGTGTTGCCCGACCAGAATATCGCACCGCCGTAGGACATAACAAATAGGACGATCAGATAATAGGTGAGTCCCAGGATAAACGACGATATTGCACCTGCCCAGGTTTCAAATGCGGGAATATAATCAGGGGGGAAGAGAAGATTGAGCATACCGATCGAGTCGAGATAATCGATGAAGAAATTCTGGATCGAATCAGGATATATGGCTGGAAGAGTGACCTTCACGTAATAGGCGGCGTTTGTTAGAAGATTATCCAGTTTATCCGCGGAGACGAAAACGCCGAGGATATCCTGGCCCAGGAAGATCGCTTTGGCGGCGAAGAAACCGAGGATGAATACTCCGGCGATCACGATCGCCTTCAAGAGAATCTCATAAAAGATGAATCTCCATGGTTGATCATTTATCACGGAGAAGGATTCAAACAGTGTATCAAAGGTATCGTTGGCGGTTTCTCCTACGATCGCCGGACCGATATTCAGACAAACCAGTGTCACGATAGTAAGATAGATGATGAACATCGATGCGGCGAACGCCGGAATCGCCATCAACGCAAGGATCAATTGACCGGCATACGGTATCAGGGTGATAAGTCCGAGTATCAAACCCAGGGCAATAAGGATGATTATGGATATGATGAGGACAAAAGGAGCGAGGATGGCGGATTTACCGTTCTTTAATGCGAATTTGATCGCCTCTTTTATTTCATAGAAATCATCACCCTTGAGCTGTTCATAGGTTATTTTGGAGACCGCAACGCCGCTCAGCAAAGTGACACAGAGCCACCACAACAGTCCGACGATCCAGATCACCCAGGAATACCACGGTAGTCCAGCAGGATACATTGGAACGACACGAAATGTTTCCCAAATTTCACTGATTTCTATACCTCCCGCAATGAATGATAAATATGCCAAGATACTGTAGCCGATAAAGGCAATGAGAAAACCGACGAATGTCACCCATATTTTCTTGGCACTGAAGCCGAGCCTTCCAGCTCTGAATACATCCTTGTAGTTAAAATGTAAATTAGTCACTGCGCCTCCTTTTGTTTTTGTGTATTATAATCATAATATTTTTATTGTCAATACCTAAAAGCCAGGTAGTGTTGACATTTTTCTAATTTTTAATATAATTTCGAAGGAGGAATAATGAATATCGGCTGGCAAGAGATTTTATTGATTTTGCTTATTGCTCTTTTATTATTCGGTGCGAAGAAAATTCCGGATCTCGCTAAAAGTCTCGGTAAAGGAATCAGGGAATTCAAAAAAGGTCTTCATGAAATTGAATCTTCAGACGAAGAGATAAAAGAGAAGAGCAAGAAGGATGATGAAAAGAAGGAAGACAAATAGATTGTCAACAGGCAGAACAGACGATAAACTATTTACTGGAAGCCATTTGGAGAGGTGTCCGAGTGGCCTAAGGAGCACGATTGGAAATCGTGTATCCCGAGAAATCGGGATCGTGGGTTCAAATCCCACCCTCTCCGTCCCGCCCCTTATCTGGCTTATTGTAGACGCAGTACGTATCTTTTCTGTGGAACTTAAAGAAATCCAATCGGCGTATCCATATACATTTATCGAACAAGGTGCGGGATCGGTTGAGCACCGCTCATTAAGAAAGGAGAATTATGTATTATAACGGCGCTAAAATTTTTGTAGTCTCTTTTATAGTTTCTCTTTTTACCTCGATTATAGTTTGTGTTCTCTTTTTCTTTGTGATAATGCCTCTGACAAAACCATCCGGTGATATAGTCGTGCCTGATTTACTCGGTTCGACCACTGAGCAGGCACGTGTGATAACAGAGACAAGAGGCTTGTTACTGGTCGTCGGAGGAGAAGAAGAAGATGAAAAGATCGGAGAAAATCTCATCTGTCGTCAGACACCGCTTCCCGGTTCAATGGTCGGCAGAAAGACGACCGTAACGGTCTTTATCTCCAAAGGTTCAGGAAAACTGGTGCTGCCGGATTTCAAAGGCCAGGGATTGAGCGAGGCGACGGTTAAATTGTCGGAGATGGGGTTGAAGGTCGGAGAGGTGAAGAGTGAAGAGAACAGTGAAGTCGATAAAGATAAGATAATCTCCACCATTCCACCTGCTGGTTCCCGGGTAAAAAAAGGAGATGTGATTTCCGTGGTGTTGAGCCGCGGGGTTGAACTCGTTAAAGTTCCCCGTTTGATCGGCAAATCCCTTTCCACGGCAAAACGGCTTATTGAAAACAACGGTTTTAAAGTCGGAAACGTATCCTGGGAGGTGAGCATCGATTATAATGTGGGGATTGTAATGCGTCAGAGTCCGGGGGCGGGAAGAATGGCGAAGAAAGGAAGTGCGATAAATCTTGTCGTCGCCACTGTTCTTGAATGAAAAAATTATTCATTTATCTCATTACAATCCTGTCGTTTTTCATCCTCGGTGTAATAATCGCCAATTTTGTGATAATGCCGTCGGTCGTTCATAAAGGCAGGGAGATAGAAGTCCCTGACGTGCTCCAGATGGCGCTCGACTCTGCTGTTGCCGAACTGAAAAAAAAGGGACTGGAAGGCGTGGTTACCGAACGTAGATTCGATCCGATCATCGAGGAGGGTAAAGTCATTATTCAAGAACCGCTGCCCAAAACAAAGGTGAAAAAGGGGAGAATAATAAATCTTACGGTAAGCCTGGGACCGGAAAGCATAAAAGTACCGTATCTTACGGGAATTGATATTGATAAAGGAAAGATGATAATAAAGCGACTCGGATTCCATCTCGACTCTATTGAATTTATCTTTTCCGATACAATTCCGAGGAATAAGATCATCAGGACGGTTCCTGATGCAGAGGTCGAGTTGAAGAAGGGAGATACCATAAAGTTGATCATCAGCAAAGGTCCTGTTCTGAAGATGCCTAATCTTTCCGGTAAAAACATAGATGACGCGAAAATCATTTTAGAAAAACTGGGGTTGATAATCGGACGGGTTGAAGAAGTTGAAGGGAGCGGTGACAAGGGGAGTATTATCGTCCAGAATCCCGCTCCAGAGCAGATCGTCGAACCCGGCGATACCGTCAGTTTAATGGTCATCAAGTGAAAGTCGCTCCTTCAATCATTGCCGCGGACTTTTCACGTTTTCACGAAGAGATAGCTGCGGTTGAAAAAGCCGGTGCCGATTTACTCCATCTGGATGTGATGGACGGTGTCTTTGTCCCCAATCTTACATTCGGACCCATGATCGTCGAAGCAATCAACAGGATCTCATCTCTGGAACTCGACGCCCACCTTATGATTGTTAACCCGGAAAGATACCTTGATCAATACATCAAAGCAGGCGTTGATTGGCTGTCTTTCCATGTCGAGGCGACGGAAAAGCCGGAATATTGTATTCAATATATCAAAGAACAGGACATAAAAGTCGGTATTGCATTGAACCCGGAGACTCCCTTTGAGAATATCAAGAAATTCGTCGAAAGGCTCGACTATCTTCTGGTTATGACCGTTCACCCCGGTTTTTGCGGTCAGAAGTTTCTGAGTGAAGTCGTCGACAAGATAAAAGAGATACGCAACTGGATAGAAAAACAGCGACTGGAGTGCATTCTTGAAGTGGACGGCGGCATAAACGATACGAACTGCCGTATCGTCAGACAAGCGGGTGCAGATATCATTGTAGCCGGTGCCGGTATTTTTAAAAAAAGCGATTATAAAAAAGCAATCGAGAATTTAAGATGTTAGAAAACTTGATCGATCGTTTTCAGAAAGTAAGAAGAAAGATCCTGGGGTACGGCAGGATTACAAAGACAGAACTGGAAGCGATTCTTAAAGAGATTAGAATCGTGCTTCTTGAAGCGGATGTAAATTATAGAATAGTAAAAGAGTTCATTGAAGAATTGAGGACAAAATGTGAGAGCCTTGAACTTGTGAGAAGTTTAAAACCCGGGGATGCCGTTGTTAAAGCGGTCTACGAGGAACTCACTTTACTGCTGGGAGAGTCTTCCCGCACCATTACTTTTAAAAAAAACGGACCTCTTGTTATTATTCTCATCGGACTTCAGGGGGTCGGAAAGACCACAACCGCCGTAAAACTCGCTTTCAGATTCAAGTCGAAAAAACCCCTGCTCGTGCCGGCGGATGTGAAGAGACCGGCTGCCTATGAACAGCTTGCATCATTGGCGAAGAGGGTTGAGATTCCGGTGTTTCCGTTGAATAAAGAGAGTGCGGTTGCCACCGTAAAACAGGCGAAGGCGGCGGCTCTGGATAGAGGGTACGGAATCGTTATTATTGATACGGCAGGAAGACTTCATATCAATAATGAATTGATAGATGAACTCAGGGAGATTGATAAAGTTGTAAAACCTGATTATCGGCTGCTCGTCGCCGACGGTATGAGCGGTCAGGATGCAGTAACCCAGGCGATGACCTTTAAAAAGGAAGTCGGTCTGGAAGGAGCCGTTCTTACAAAGATGGACGGAGACGCCCGTGGAGGTGCCGCCCTTTCCATCACCCGTGCCGCTGATGTACCCATATTCTTCATCGGTGTTGGAGAAACCCTGGAAGGCCTCGAGGTTTTTTATCCGGATCGGATGGCGCAGCGCATTATGGGTATGGGAGATCTGGTGAGCCTTGTAGAGAAAGTGAAGGTTATTGAGAAGGAGATCGACGGAAAACAGATGCGTAAAAAGCTCGTAAAAGGAGAACTGAATTTTGAAGATTTCCTTGAACAATTGAAAGCAGTCAAGAAATTAGGACCCCTGTCAAAACTCGCCGCTATGATTCCCGGTGTAAAAGAGAGTGATGTCAATGAAGATGAAATGAAGAAGATTGAAGCCATTATAAACTCAATGACAAAAAAAGAGAGGCTCAAACCCGACATTATCAACGGTTCACGAAAAAGAAGAATCGCGGCGGGCAGCGGTACGACAATGCAGGATGTGAATCAACTCTTGAAGCAGTTCAAGCTCGCCCGCGATATGCTGAAAAAGATGGGCAGGGGCGGACCGCCCGGCAGACTGCCTTTTAGAATTTGATTTAAATTATTAAAAAATAAAAGGGGAGAGTATAAACACTCTCCCCTTTTTATGTCAATTTGACAATAAAATCAGAATGTCGGTGGTTCTTTTGCCAGAACAAAGTAGTGTTTTACTTTCCATGCCTCACTCAGCAGTATATAGTAGCCGTCATAGCCTTCAGGGTCTGGTTCCGCGAAAAACTCATATTTTACGAATATTGTATTATTCCATTCGGCATAATTATCTTCGGTCGTACCTGCTCCCTCATCGTCAAACAGGAAGTGTGCGGCGAGCCCGATATCAGAAGACGTTGTAATATCAATCTTTCCCGCTTCAGTAATCTGGCTTACGTCGTATTCATATTTATACCACGTTTCATCCCAGTTCCATTTCATCGAACCGTTGACACTTTCGGTATCAGGGATCTCCACGATTGTGTGGAACCAGATATCACGGGTATCTGCAAGGATTCCGATCTCCATTGCTGTCGGTGTGCTGTCCTGGTACAGAGAATCCCAGATATCCGGGGTGAACATAAGATAGAGGCTTGCAGAATCAATGGTCGTGCCCATACTGTCGATCGGGAACTTTACAAGAATCCATTTATAGAACAACTCACTCACCCACTCATCCGGCACACTGAAGGTGTCGGGTCCTTCCCAATATGGAGGGGCATCAAGTGAACCGCTGGCGTTCAAGCCGCTGTATGCATCGACATTGGTCATCATCGCCATCATATTAACTCCGTTCACCAGATTTTCGGCTTCACGCAGTTCATCCTGGTCAACCTTGTCACCGCATCCAGTCAGCCATACCACAACCAGCAGCGACAGTCCGAAAACAAACAATCGTTTTTTC includes:
- a CDS encoding dTDP-4-dehydrorhamnose 3,5-epimerase; translation: MTDKQLIDGVSIKNLRVIPDERGRLMEILRSDDEQFSKFGQVYITTAYPGVVKAWHYHKLQDDNMTVIKG
- a CDS encoding PASTA domain-containing protein, translating into MKKLFIYLITILSFFILGVIIANFVIMPSVVHKGREIEVPDVLQMALDSAVAELKKKGLEGVVTERRFDPIIEEGKVIIQEPLPKTKVKKGRIINLTVSLGPESIKVPYLTGIDIDKGKMIIKRLGFHLDSIEFIFSDTIPRNKIIRTVPDAEVELKKGDTIKLIISKGPVLKMPNLSGKNIDDAKIILEKLGLIIGRVEEVEGSGDKGSIIVQNPAPEQIVEPGDTVSLMVIK
- a CDS encoding signal recognition particle protein; translation: MLENLIDRFQKVRRKILGYGRITKTELEAILKEIRIVLLEADVNYRIVKEFIEELRTKCESLELVRSLKPGDAVVKAVYEELTLLLGESSRTITFKKNGPLVIILIGLQGVGKTTTAVKLAFRFKSKKPLLVPADVKRPAAYEQLASLAKRVEIPVFPLNKESAVATVKQAKAAALDRGYGIVIIDTAGRLHINNELIDELREIDKVVKPDYRLLVADGMSGQDAVTQAMTFKKEVGLEGAVLTKMDGDARGGAALSITRAADVPIFFIGVGETLEGLEVFYPDRMAQRIMGMGDLVSLVEKVKVIEKEIDGKQMRKKLVKGELNFEDFLEQLKAVKKLGPLSKLAAMIPGVKESDVNEDEMKKIEAIINSMTKKERLKPDIINGSRKRRIAAGSGTTMQDVNQLLKQFKLARDMLKKMGRGGPPGRLPFRI
- a CDS encoding GTPase Era — encoded protein: MKSGYISIIGKPNVGKSTLLNRLLQTKLSIVSPKPQTTRHRILGILTEDEYQCCFLDTPGLIKPHYLLQEMLVKQIKRSLEDADEVLWMTDPWFKEKELPLEFKKVFNKKPTIAVINKIDLVSKDELLPIMNTIKKSAVKEIIPVSALNGDGIEELKKAIFKYLPEGPFLYPAEDLSDAPERFFVAELIRERLFEFFKKEIPYSTCVLIDEFKERDKGKDYIRAVIYVERKSQKGIIIGKNGAALKKIGEEARKKIEDFLGREVYLELWVKVKEKWRKDKKFLKEIGY
- a CDS encoding aspartate--ammonia ligase; its protein translation is MYDKKADLAGPGVSTYEEVEKILPNDYEPLLPPKERMHALFEVKKYIEENLCKELNLFMVQVPLIVSAESGVNDMLDRDGSRTPIEFNCGLGLEKPIRAQIVQAATKWKRPALKQFDCKVDEGICTDMRAVRKDYFLDHDHSSYVDQWDWERVMTMEERNLKFLKDIVKKIWKVIYGAGKHVQELFPQLKTDKYPDFPEELTFLHAEEILDMYPDLPRKQRETKVLQKYPAIFIIGVGYTLKDGYPHEMRAADYDDWITDTQSETGKPTHGLNGDILVWNPVTRRRHELTSMGIRVTKDTLVKQLEMAGQMENLKLPYHQAIMNDEIPLSIGGGIGQSRTYMYLLRTAHLGEVSVTVWPKVLKEMCAKRNIFVLE
- a CDS encoding PASTA domain-containing protein encodes the protein MYYNGAKIFVVSFIVSLFTSIIVCVLFFFVIMPLTKPSGDIVVPDLLGSTTEQARVITETRGLLLVVGGEEEDEKIGENLICRQTPLPGSMVGRKTTVTVFISKGSGKLVLPDFKGQGLSEATVKLSEMGLKVGEVKSEENSEVDKDKIISTIPPAGSRVKKGDVISVVLSRGVELVKVPRLIGKSLSTAKRLIENNGFKVGNVSWEVSIDYNVGIVMRQSPGAGRMAKKGSAINLVVATVLE
- the tatA gene encoding twin-arginine translocase TatA/TatE family subunit, whose amino-acid sequence is MMNIGWQEILLILLIALLLFGAKKIPDLAKSLGKGIREFKKGLHEIESSDEEIKEKSKKDDEKKEDK
- the rfbD gene encoding dTDP-4-dehydrorhamnose reductase — protein: MKVFISGAHGALGTEMQNVLKREGINFLATDLNQLDVGNFKKTNETLLKYRPDVILHFAAISNVDECEKNKDLAFQTNALSTLGLAVISKKINAKILYVSTNFVFDGRAEKAYSEYSRTAPINEYGRTKLLGENYIKDLCDRYFIVRTAWLFGKNSKTFISKFIVSEDKPRSIDVICDQFGSFTYTVDLAETIWLLIKSENYGVYHIVNRDMGSWLDFALKAKELMKFKTDIKPIKTEELNLPAPRPRFAPLESKNFEFFFEKSMRTWQEALIAFIKSITTK
- a CDS encoding glucose-1-phosphate thymidylyltransferase; this translates as MKGLILAGGFGTRLRPLTFTGAKQLIPVANKPIIFYGIEALSKAGIEELGIVVGDTAEEIKAVVGNGENWGIKISYIRQEAPLGLAHAIKISKDFLGDESFIMYLGDNILKEGIEDFVAQFNENKPNALILLTEVSNPQEFGVAVIDERGGVKKLVEKPKEPPSNLALVGVYLFDKKIFTAVENIKPSWRNELEITDAIQWLLDNNLKVESHKVKGWWKDTGKPDDIIEANLLVLEGIETSLQGTNTGSTINGRVRTGENTIIEKSVIRGPVVVGKNTKIIHSYIGPFSSIGDDVLIENSEIECSVIMSGAKITNVEKRIDRSIVGKNVVINVSNYSPRTHKFILGDQSYVEIVK
- the rpe gene encoding ribulose-phosphate 3-epimerase; protein product: MKVAPSIIAADFSRFHEEIAAVEKAGADLLHLDVMDGVFVPNLTFGPMIVEAINRISSLELDAHLMIVNPERYLDQYIKAGVDWLSFHVEATEKPEYCIQYIKEQDIKVGIALNPETPFENIKKFVERLDYLLVMTVHPGFCGQKFLSEVVDKIKEIRNWIEKQRLECILEVDGGINDTNCRIVRQAGADIIVAGAGIFKKSDYKKAIENLRC